The genomic segment TATAGTAGACTCTTGGTGAATGCTGGGTGAATTGAATTGTTCAACTGAATTCCCAGCTTTTCTGAAGTCATGATTAAGGGTTTTGTTTAGAACTTTCATCATATTTGCCATATAACATCAATGATATTAAGTATTTGTGAATCAAAAGTAATTTTACCTTAGACAATACAACACTCTAAAATATCACTGAAGAGACCATGAAGGTAGAAAATTTTGGTCAGATAACACTGGTTAAGAATATATCCTCAGCATTGGTCTTAACAGCTATAAAAGCAACTTCAGGACAATATTTCCAAGTTATTCCAAACagtaacaaacaaataaatgatattGTGGCACCATGGAAAGTACTTACACCATATGAAGGCAATTCTGttacaatgatttaaaaatttgaaaaaaatattttaatgaatttttaaagatgTAAGTGCTTGACTATGTTTTTCTCAAAAGTGTGCTATTTAACACacacttctgtttctttctctagtgCTCCTGGAAGTGGCCCCATGTTCAAATCAACAACTGTTACTGTGAGAGAAAACTGTAAAAATGAAATTTCCCAACGAGTTGTTGTGGATTCAGTTAATAACCAGCATGATTTCAAATATACTTTGATTCATAGTGAAGAGAATAGTAAAGATGCTACCACTGTTGCTGAGGATCCAGAAAGTGCAAATAATTATACAGCAAAAAATAACCAAGTTGGGGATCAAGCCCAGGGGATTCACAGACACAAAATCggcttttcttttgcatttccaaaGAAAGCGTCCATGAAGCTAGAGTCCTCCGCTGCAGCGTTCTCTGAATACAGTGATGATGCCTCAGTGGGAAAAGGATTTAGCAGAAAAAGTAGATTTGTCCCCAGTGCTTGTCATCTTCAACTATCGTCACCAACAGATGTACTTTTGAGTTCTGAAGAGAAAACTAACTCTTTTCACCCACCAGAGGCAATGTGCACAGACAAAGAAACTGTTCAAACTCAAGAGATAAAAGAAGTCTCTAGTGAAAAAGATACATTATTATTACCTTCATTTTGCAAACTTCAACTTCAGTTATCTTCTGATGCAGATAATTGTCAAAATTCAGTCCCATTAGCAGATCAAATACCACTGGAGGGTGTTGTTattaatgaagacatacctgtgAGTGGTAACAGTTCTGAGTTGTTAGGAAATAAATCCACAGTTCTTGACATGTCTAATGATTGCATATCTGTGCAAGCTACCACAGAGGAAAATGTTAAGCATAACGAGGCATCCGCAACTgaggctgaaaataaaaatgatcccAAGACAGTGGCCCCTTCAAATACTGAAGAGGTTAGTATaactataaataagaaaacaaatttctgcaAAAGACAATGTGAGCCATTTGTACCTGTCCTTAACAAACACAGATCTACAGTTCTTCAGTGGCCATCAGAAATGCTGGTTTATACAACTACTAAACCATCAATTTCCTATAGCTGTAATCCTCTATGTTTTGACTTCAAGTCTACTAAAGTAAATAATAATCTAGACAAAAATAAGCCAGCTTTAAATGATCTTTGTTCTCAGCAGAAGCAAGAAGATATTTGCATGGGACCAGTTTCAGATTGCAAGGATGTATCTACAGAAGGACTCACTGATTATGAAATTGGAAGTAGCAAAAATAAACACACCCAAGTCACTCCTCTTTCGGCTGATGATATTCTCTCCAGTAGTTGTAATTTTGGAAAAAATGAGAATATGGGTCAGAGgtataaaaatatttcctgtaagatcagagaaacagaaaagtataatTTTACTAAAAGTCAAATAAAACAGGGCACTCTagatgaaaaatacaacaaaataaggTTGAAAGAGACTCATGAATACTGGTTCCataaaagtagaaggaagaaaaaaagaaaaaagttatgcCAGCATCATCATATGGAGAAAACCAAAGAATCAGAAACTCGCTGCAAAATGGAAGCAGAGAGTAGTTACACTGAGAATGCTGGGAAATATCTACTGGAACCAATTTCAGAAAAGCAGTATTTAGCTGCAGAGCAATTATTAGACTCACATCAGCTACTTGATAAAAGGCCCAAATCAGAATCCATATCCTTAAGTGACAACGAAGAAATGTGTAAAACATGGAATACCGAATACAACACTTATGATACTATCGGTTCTAAAAACCAGTGTAAAAAGAACACAATACTTTTCAATGGACAATCAAATCCAAGAATGATACATTCTGGGAAACATAATTTAACATATTCTAGAACTTACTGTTGTTGGAAAACCAAAATGTCAAGTTGTAGTCGGGATCACAGAAGCTTAGTTCTTCAACATGATATGAAATGCGTGAGTCAGAATCAGGCTGTTAAAAGAGGTTACAATTCTGTCATGAATGAATCAGAAAGATTCTATCGAAAACGTAGACAACATTCACATTCTTATTCTTCAGATGAAAGTTTGAATCGACAGAATCATTTACCAGAAGAATTTTTGAGGCCACCAAGTACTTCAGTTGCTCCCTGTAAACCTAAAAAGAAACGGAGGCGAAAAAGAGGCAGATTCCATCCCGGATTTGAAACTTTAGAACTCAAAGAAAATACGGATTATCCCATGAAAGACAATTCTTCCTTAAGTCCTCTGGATAGGTTAATAAGtgaagacaaaaaagagaaaatgaaaccacaggaagttgcaaaaatcGAAATGAACTCAGAACAAACAAACCAATTAAGAAACAAACTGTCTTTCCACCCTAGCAATCTCCTTCCTTCTGAAACCAATGGTGAAACTGAGCATTTAGAAATGGAGACCACTTCTGGTGAATTGTCAGATGTTTCTAATGATCCCACCACATCTGTCTATATAGCTAGTGCTCCAACAAAAGAAGCACTTGACAATACCTTGCttgaacacaaagaaagaagtgaaaatataaatattaatgaaaagcAAATTCCTCTTAAGGTGCCTAATATTGAACGGAACTTTAGACAGTCACCGCCTATATCCTATCTTTGCCATTATGAACTGGCTGAGGCCCTTCCACAAGGAAGGATGAATGAGACGCCAACTGAGTGGCTGCGTTGTAATTCAGGAATCCTTAACACACAACCACCATTACCATTCAAGGAAGCACATGTGAGTGGTCATACCTTTGTAACAACTGAGCAAATCCTGGCTCCATTAGCTTTACCAGAGCAAGCATTATTGATCCCACTAGAAAACCATGACAAATTCAAAAACGTACCATGTGAGGTCTACCAGCACATTCTACAGCCAAACATGCTGGCCAACAAGGTTAAATTTACCTTTCCTTCAGCTGCCCTCCCACCCCCTAGCACACCTCTGCAGCCTTTGCCTTTGCAGCAGTCCTTATGTTCTACCTCTGTAACCACTATCCATCACACTGTCTTGCAGCAGCACGCTGCAGCTGCTGCAGCTGCCGCTGCAGCCGCAGCTGCAGGAACCTTTAAAGTGCTTCAGCCACACCAACAGTTTCTTTCCCAAATCCCAGCTCTCACCAGAACCTCATTACCTCAGCTCTCAGTAGGACCAGTAGGACCGAGGCTTTGTCCTGGGAACCAGCCAACTTTTGTTGCTCCTCCTCAGATGCCAATCATTCCAGCTTCTGTTCTTCATCCTAGCCATCTCGCTTTCCCATCTTTACCCCATGCGCTCTTTCCTTCACTGCTTTCCCCACACCCTACTGTCATCCCTTTGCAACCTCTCTTCTAGTCATCACCATAATGGGAAAAACAATACTCTTGTGAAAACTATTGCTATATGCGTAAGTGTTCATCTATGTGGGTACATGGCTATTTAACTGGTGGAAATAAACTGGTCGATATATGGCCTCACTGGTTTGAAATCATCTACTGTAAGTGTAATGATGCAAATAAATCCCTAAGTTTctgatatataatattattaaagcACTGAATAGTTTGAAAATCAATACAATATATGCTGTATATTAAAATGATGTCTTAAGAGTATGtataatgtacataaaatatatttatagtacTCTAATTTATGTTGTAAAGTATGCTCCCTCAGTTTTTCTTAATCTTTGTGTATTTGCACCTATTTAATGTTTAGACAAAGCTGATGGCACTATGTTTTGTACCATGTTCCTTGAAACTGTAAATTCAGTGAAAAATATCTCTtgcaataaatttttgttaactATTTAAGTAAATCAAACTTCTGTTTTCAGTTGGTTTTCACTGTTTTAGGAACATATAGTAACAATAGGTGttgaatttgtattattttactcATACACAGGAATCTCTGAATCTCCAAGGCCCATCAAAATATCCTTGCAGCTCTATCAATACTTCAACTATGATACGatcttttaaaatagtataacagagagttgatttgtttttcagttttttccaaTGTTACTCATATTCAAAGTTTACTATATTTGCTAAACAATTGGCCCCCTCTTTAGACAGTAATCCATGGAAATTCATGTTAAAGTAATTTTAGTATTTGGGTGGGTAATAACTCAAAAATATGCAAAGTATGTAGTATGCTTTCTGGAACTCTAGAACAGGACTAATAGACAAGCCATGGTAAATAACCAATGTAAGTGCTTATAATGTTTAAATTCCGAAatgtattgtgtttatttttaattattgtgggAAATACATGCAAATGCTGGCATGAATTAAGGAATAGGTTTAACTTTAATAAATCACTGCCTGTTATGTAACATCTTGGGATGAATGGCACAAACACAGTCTGTAGAAGGATGTTACTCTTAATTGAGAATCTGGAAGTGGGATGGAGAGTAAATAAATAGCCCTTCTATCTGCAAATCTTTCTAGTAGTTATGCttgtattatattttcaaatcacTCAGGAACAATTAGAAAGTCCACATCACTCTTCCAgattctgctttattttatttatttatttttttgagacagagtcttgttctgtcgcccaggctggagtgcagtggcgcgatcttggcgcactgcaacctctgcctcctgggttcaagcaattctcctgcctcaccctcatgagtagctgggattacaggtgcctgccaccatgcatggctaattgttgcattttcagtagagacgggatttctccgtgttggtcaggctgatttcgaactcctgacctcaagtgatccacccgcctcagcttcccaaagttctgggattacaggctctgctttatttttaatgaccTCTGCATTACTGCTCACTCAAGTGCTTTTACGTATACTTAAGAATATAATAGTCAATAGAGAGCCAGGAAATAGCACACTTTCCCCAAGAACATTTCTTACACCCGTCCAAGTCCATACCATTGGCAAGACAAAGTATACATCACTGTTAAGGTGGGTTGTCCTCACCATGTGCAAATGAGAGCAGATTATAGTAGCCTGGCAATAAATCCAGGGTTTCAGAGCCCAGTTGAGTCACTTTAAATGGACAGCAAGTTTTAAACGATGCTGTACTGAGGAAATATTTCATATGGCTAGCATAGGAACTGGATTACCCTAGATAATTTGGGACCCAAAAGTATTTTCCCATATACAAATAATCAATATTTCATTATAtcttataaaagagaaataagaaagaaaatctagATCATTTACTTTCATGATATTTGGCATAATAATCACTGGTTTATTTGAATGTTCACCTGAAAAATGCTTGTGAAAGACTGAGTATACCATTTAATGATTGACTAATAAGTACATAAAAATAGTAAGGAAGCAATTCCATCTCAAATGATGTAAGATAATATGTTCAAAAAACAGGAACTAAAAttggaatggatttttttttccccaggcaaaatatttgaaactatCTTTGAAGATAAAATAGATACAGATATCTACTGGGGAATGCTGACCCAGTTTGTTTTTAATCGGTCAAAGCAGAATTGTTGTTTTTGATGTTAAAAGAATCAAAGCAAGTGTTTGACTTTAAAACAtgcatatttttctcttccttctatcTTCTATCATCTTGGTTGTTCACCTCTTACCTCTTGTTTTAATCCTACAATTGCTTTGTTTCCTGATCTTTTTTTTAACGTTATTGCAGGCAccatttgtgtatatgtgcctcCTTTTCTTGCTCTGTGTTGTCATTCATGTTTTTCAAATTCTgcttctctcttatttatttgttaaatgataTGGTTAGGTATGGTTAACTTTTTAGTTGTAGGAGAATATACCTGACTGCTAGATATATGACAAGAATTTCTAGAAACTTTGAGGAGAAAACTTCTCAATTAAGATTAATTAAAACTCAGCTTGACAGATAAAATAATTGGTTCTCATGGATACCAGGTCTGGACAAGAAACTTGAATCTAGTTAATCACTGTCAAAGTCAGCCTGATTATAAAAAATTCTTCTAGTTTTCTGATACTTTGCTAAGATATTGCTTACATGGTCTGGGCATCTGTTATGTGTCAAGGACTCAAAATGAATGGATGGTGAGACACACGTATTTATCTACTCCAACAACATTAACTCCAGAATCAAGGGAATCAAGCCAATGGGCTGAAGATTAACAGTGAGCAGAGAAACCAGACAGGTAAGTCAGAGAGCTGTCATTAGGCAGTGACGCTGTCAGAGGACCACCAAGCAAGCCCATATTAATGGCAGCAAGAGTCAAGCCATTAGGGCAGTCATACTCTGGAAGTAGTTTTGGATGCTGGCTGACAGTGTGACCATAAGTTGCATCATGAAGAAAAAATTTCAGTCCTTTCCCAGTATAAATTGCTGTATATCCTATATACTATGGAAATTTAAATGATTCTAACACTATCTCTTACCCACCATCTCTAGTCTGCTAGTTACAGGCATTGTCATACCATTTGTTATTGTAAAGATGAATGATTTGGAAAATAGAATGAAACCCAAATGTAGAAAGTAACTGTAGCCAATTAACAAAGGTTTTTACATTGGGTAATAGGAAGGAAAGTCATCCACAACTTCATCTACTATGCGTGTGTCAATTATACATTTTCTCCAAGTTTTTTATAAGTGAAAGACCTATATCAAACTGTCCACAGGACATCTTAACCTGGATATCTTCCAAGTATTTTGAACTCAGAACTCAAACTCATCATCTTACTTTATACATACTACCAAAATCTGTTCTTTTTCCTGTGTTTCTAAACTTTGTGGATGTCAATATAATAAAATCTGTTATTCAAGTTATAAGATTATGTCCATGTCAAAGCAATCAAGAAACCATTTGGCTCTATTTCCTTAAATTGTTTTTCAATTCCATTTCTCCTGCTTGTAGTTGTCCATATGCTGAACTGCTGTTTTAAATCAATGTCTCCATGCTCCCAGTCTCCTTTTTCTACAATTCATCCTCTAGCACTGCTCCCACCAgggctacatttttaaaatgtattcttattATGACATATCCATACTTTAAAACTTATTCagagttttcaattattttcaagaTACACAACAAAGTCCTTAGTATGTCTTGGAAAATCTGTGCTGAAGTAGGTTCCAGCCTCTCAGGATCATTCCTTCCAGCTCTCCTCTGGGCCAAGCATTCTAATGTACTGATCTAAATCTCCTTTGAGCTTGTGTGAGCATGTTTTGCTGTCCTACAATGTCTTACTGTCTATATATTTCTTCACTTGGATAACCACTAAAGAGCCAAAATTCAAGGTGTCTATTTCTTTTAGGAATTCTCTCCcaggttccctctctcccctgaAAAGATGGCTTCTTGTCTTCTCTCTTCCTGTAACATACCAAGCACAAATTTTGTCATAGAGTATTCTCTGTGTCAAATATATTGCCTTGTTTGTCAAAGTCACTAGACTGAGAGCTCCTTGAGTCTCTGTAGAATGTAACACATagtaaacatttaacaaaattttgctaagtgaagaataaaatgaattggaaaaaatacaattaaaagctTTGAAGAGTGTACTAGGGTTCCAGAATTGTTACCTATTTTTACTCCAAACAAGTCCTAAATCCTtctaaataaaagataatttttcaaaacaaaatagggtttcaaaaagttaaatacataaaacttattttttaatggaattctAGATCACTTAAAATAGAACTCCACTACAAAAATCGAAGCACAACTTTAACCCTTTCTTCTGGCCCAAGAGGAAGGCTCAAACTTCACTGAATTAATCGTGATCTCAATGTATGTATTTACCTACCTACCCATCTATCTGTTTATTATTTATCTAATCTATCCTGCATCTATCATCTTTCCATCATTTTATTAATACTTGCTACCaaacataatatattattatgtatCAGACACTAAACTAGTTTTCAGGACCAGAGATATTAATAGAACAAATTTGCTATTCAGATATTTGAGTCTAGTATGGAAAGCAGACATGCAAAATCTTGTATTTAGCCATCCAAAGTTTGAGATTTCATTATTAATCCATTAAAATAGATTGAATTTATACTCAGCATTGCATTTCACCACTGTCCTGTGCTCTTAATTCCTCattttttatctacttttttttttctctagttatTTGTCCGCTAAGCCACTGTCACTTATGTGTCCTTGGGAGAGAATGTTGCCCCTGGGAAGTTTTCCAATAAGCTGTTTACCTTCTCTCACAAATAAAATTGGATAAAGGATTGAGACTTACTTATATCATGAGTTGATGCCCAAAGTCCTGCTTTAGAAGCAACAGTAGAAGGCTGTGCAGTTAGTTCCAAAGTGCTGATTTTGACTGAAATATAGGCCACCATCTACCAGCCTTGTGGATTACATTCTTATCCCCCCATCTAAGATGGCAGGCATTGGTTCAAACGAAGAgaccactttttgttttttacacaAAGACATCATTGCCCACTAAGCCAAATGCCTAGAGcaagatactttttatttttgatataagCATTTTGTAGACTAGCACCTGCCCTGAGCTTTAGACCTGTAAGAATGTGAGCTCTGGCATctacttgagcctggaagttcctGGTAGTAAACAAAAAGTGTAACAAGCTTTCTTCTTATTTAATATCCcaaactgttttttttaaataatctcttttattttctcttttaatctccTAAATTGTCACTTTTATCAGCTTAACAATAACCCACAACATTTGGACcaacttgttattttaaaatgacctcattattttaattgattGTATCTTTTTgtgctaattattattttgaatatatgtgTTTACCTATTTGACTAATATTAATAtgtttagtttaaaaaattctgGTTTCAGGagaggcgtgggggctcacacctgtaatcccagaactttgggaagctgaagcgggcagatcacttgaggtcaggagtttgagattagcctggttaacacggtgaaaccacctctctgctaaaaatacaaaaatcatctgggcatggtggcagatgcctgtaatgccagctacttggcaggctgaggcagaaaaattgcctgaacccgggatgcagaggttgcagtgagtcaaaaagagccaatgcactccaggaacagagcaagactctgtcttaaaaaaaaaagaaaaaaaaatctggtttcaactgctacattttaattttttacaaattacTTCCTAACATTTTTCATGTGGTGATTTTCTATACCTTTATTATCTTCAcagtatttagaatattttattatgcactttagatttttaaaaaatagatccCATTACATTTCAATCAAACTAAGCATACTTTGTTTAGTGTTGTTATCTTCCGTATCTAGATTGTATTGATTAAGACTATTTTAATTACTTCATTTAATattaattctatttcttttttcaatatgTTTATTGATGGTATAGGCATAAACATACATTTGGAAAGGGCCCAAGACCTAAGATTCAATTAACTAGAAGCAAGACTTGAGTAACTGTGTAAAACAATCATTTTCCTTTTGCTCCAGTAGCTTTGTGCAATTACTTAACCTCTAACTGGAAACCCTCTCATAGGCTAAGCTCCCTGGTTACTCCACTTAGTTCACATTCCCCCCGAGAACAAGACTAGACCCTATGCTCCTTCCTAGCTCCTGTAGGCACTGTATTGCGTTCTGCAGAATGTAACTGCTGCCTGGGGTTTCCTCCTGTTGTGTTTTCTAATTGATCCAACGTCTTGCTAGTGCCTAAGCTTGCAACCTAGACACTTCGTCTTGATTATTCTAGTTGAACTTGTTGAAATCAGCTTCTGTATCTGAGTAAATTATGTTTGTTCTGGATGCTTATTGACTTATATTGCACATTATCCTCCTTTTGAAAACTTCTCCTTATATTTCTTTACTGAGCCTACCTAAGTTATAACATTTTAAACTCAAGGAGACTTTAGTTCTTAAAAATCCAACATCTAAGGTGCCTTAATGTTGAAGCCCGTGTTTTCTATGCATCTCTAAAAATAGCTATGTTTCAGATTAATGCTTTGAGTTTTGACAAATCTGCTTACCGCATTCAACTTGTTTTTTAATCTAATGATTTTGCAAGTGACTATTACTTCAACTTATATCATTTGGCAGAGAATCAATCTTCACATTAAAATGATAAGCCTCAAACagattatagtttttattaaatgGCTTTCCATTCCCAGAACGGTtatactgaaagaaaacaatgatagaaatattaatatgttttgaGATgtgaaatcttttattttctatcctgCAATGCAACTTTTAAGACCATGACCTTTGTGAGTCCATACAACTTCTTAGGTAGTATGAAgcataatgtaatattttaaatatattttatacgtTAGCAATTATAATTGCATTTTATAGTACCTAAGGATTAATTATGTGCTTGCCAATCCTCTGTGCTAATATATAACACTGTTTTGACACTATCTTTTTAAATTgctaaacaaacataaaataacattattattcCATATAGATAATCTTGGCCTAAACATGTTAGCATAGAAAAGACTCTACAGCAATGCATTTGTGTGTAAATAAATGTAGGTATTGTTGGAGGTAGCTATTAAAGCTCATTGTGGTTATACTGTCAATTTGTTGGAGGTTCCGTCTATGTTAAGAACTGGTTTAACCCTTTTGACTAGAATGAGACTTTATCAACAAGGAAGTTTAAAAATTGGCTATAGATATAGAATTTTAGATAGAgtaccaaaaagaaactttctatatgaaaaataattcattatagCATTTCAGCAAAcatctaaaattaaattatatgtgaGACCTGAACTTAGTGACagaaagtggatttttaaaaaatctgcaaaTCTGTTACATGGAAGCTGCTTTGCAGTACTGAatgctttctctcttccttcccaggAACCAGTGCTCACTGTACTATGTGATAGTAACTTCCTGTAACTTCTGAACATTCTCCCCTTGGCAAGGCTACTCTTTCTTTACGGTCACAGTCAAGAGGTTGAGTAAAGCAGGCCACAGTGTTCCTATATTAAGTTGTCCCACATTGCCTTTGGAAAGGAACAAGTATGTGGCTTTCTTAATTAATGGGTTGGGACATTTTGAGGAAGGTGAAGGAATTATAAAGTGAGAGTATAAACATTAAATCAGGCACTGAGTATGACTTTCCCTggttaaacaaaaacaaaaacaaaaaacccctcaTTCACAAGGAGGTAATGTTTTCATTCCTAACCTGGCTCACTTGCCCTCAGGTATGCTGCACCCTATCAAAATGTCTTCAAGTCTCCATCTCTACTCTTGCTTCACCAATAGCAAATTTTCTGAAGTCCAAATCATTCAGTTAGGACTAGCACACAGGGAAGGACCTGGCAGTCTACCCTCTACTGGTCACTATCACTTCTATTTTCACAAAAGTCCAGAGCTAGAGGCATTGGATTCCATGTCTGCAGAAAGTCCGGGATGAGTTTCGTCTCTCTAACCATACTTTATGGAACACACATACAAAGAGCACACAGATGCACACCTCCCAAGGGCTGCCTGATCATTGCTGCATGGAATTCCTGGACATTTTCTCCTTAATGAGATGCTACCCTCTGTCTCTCTGCAGTCACAGTCAAGAAATGGAATGGAGTATACTCTCAGGTACATTATAGTATAAGATGGGGAAAAAATTCCCAACTACTGGAAAACTGTAAGACACCTTCACTTTTTAGGTCATCAATAAATCTCATTTTTCCCTAGGTCTTCCAGAATAAGGGAGACGAACATAGTTATACCAGGAAAATGACATGATAACTATTCTAGtaaattattgaatgaataattCTTTAGCCAAGGTCACTTTTCCTCAGTTTTGATCAGTGCTCAGAAGAAGGAGATAAACTATGCCTAATAATATAACCATGCTATACCCCTGCTGGCTATAGCCATGCTATTGTCATATTTGAGGTACCTCTTCAATTAAATGTCTTTATAGGCAAACCTGTCTCTTATgataatttatttctaatatgTTCCAGGCACTCTCCTAGGCTCTAGAGAGTAAACAGTGAATAGAAATAAAGTCAATCAACAAGGAATTTAGAGTCTAAAGCGGGAACTTGAAAAACAAATAGCCAATTTCATAAGATGGCTGAGTAATacaataaatttaataaacataATATGTTGAGACAGCATATAacatattaagaataaaaagagaaattttgatAAATGGGGGAAGAGAAAAGCAATGCAAAAGCCAGAGAATTCATTAAGGAATTTATGTGTAAGATGATAGTCACTAATAGTTTTTAAATAGCAAGGTAAATGGCCCTCATTGAGAGTATCAGATTAGAATTATCAGTAGGATTCTATAAGAAAGAGTGGATTAGTATGTGTGTGTTCATTGGTGGGTGTTGAGGAGaccagaaaaataaaggaagtttCAAATTCTAGCTAGCAAATAGAAATCACATTATTTGGATAATTAAAAAGTTAGATAATCTGTAAGTCTTTTAGGGATTTATGCTATAGGAGAAGTTTTGGAAGAGGGCAAAAGAGGATTTACAAATGAAATTTAAGTTTCTGGCCTGCATAATTAGGTCGATGTGGttattcataaataataaaaggagaaaagatagATGTGAAAGACAGTGAACAAAAGTTGGAGAATGGAAGATAACATCTTCAAATACTGTAATTTTGTAAGGTGTGACCTTTGGGAGAAACTAGGCCAAAGGTACATGGGATATCTTCATATTATTTCGTGCAACTGCATGCGAATCTACtataatctcaaaaaaaaaaaagacaaaagagaaatttGAGGTACCTAGAATATATCTAAGTAGGGCAATCTTATAAATAGTTCAACATGTAGTAGAAACTCTCTTAACTGAAACAATAAAAACGTGCTTGTTGTCTATCACTTGCTTAAAGTGGTGAAATACACATTAAGGCACATATGCACACAGGCACAGTATAAGCATCGTGTACTAACTCACATTATCttgttgtattttaaatttaccaACATTGTGCTATAGGTTCAAGGTCTTTGCTTTGAATTTATTCAAAGTTAATAGTCACCTTTTCTTACAGAATCCTTTGAAGTTATTGGTCATCTTTTTCGACATAATCCATACTCAAAATAAATCATCTATGGACTTCtaagttttcttatttaaaatgtactgAGGACTTAAATACATTTctgaacaaattaaaattatgttcttaaattatttatttttctcgtATCTTATATACCTATACTCACACCACAGTTAAAATAATTTAGTTAGCAACCACCTTAGTTTAGAATTTCTAAAGCATGCTAAGGAATAAACCGTATCTGCTTATATTCACATTTCATCATTTCACT from the Macaca nemestrina isolate mMacNem1 chromosome 11, mMacNem.hap1, whole genome shotgun sequence genome contains:
- the LOC105468265 gene encoding zinc finger protein 804A isoform X2 — encoded protein: MECLGTIGLVLLDYAEKENTIAKALEDLKANFYCELCDKQYYKHQEFDNHINSYDHAHKQRLKELKQREFARNVASKSRKDERKQEKALQRLHKLAELRKETVCAPGSGPMFKSTTVTVRENCKNEISQRVVVDSVNNQHDFKYTLIHSEENSKDATTVAEDPESANNYTAKNNQVGDQAQGIHRHKIGFSFAFPKKASMKLESSAAAFSEYSDDASVGKGFSRKSRFVPSACHLQLSSPTDVLLSSEEKTNSFHPPEAMCTDKETVQTQEIKEVSSEKDTLLLPSFCKLQLQLSSDADNCQNSVPLADQIPLEGVVINEDIPVSGNSSELLGNKSTVLDMSNDCISVQATTEENVKHNEASATEAENKNDPKTVAPSNTEEVSITINKKTNFCKRQCEPFVPVLNKHRSTVLQWPSEMLVYTTTKPSISYSCNPLCFDFKSTKVNNNLDKNKPALNDLCSQQKQEDICMGPVSDCKDVSTEGLTDYEIGSSKNKHTQVTPLSADDILSSSCNFGKNENMGQRYKNISCKIRETEKYNFTKSQIKQGTLDEKYNKIRLKETHEYWFHKSRRKKKRKKLCQHHHMEKTKESETRCKMEAESSYTENAGKYLLEPISEKQYLAAEQLLDSHQLLDKRPKSESISLSDNEEMCKTWNTEYNTYDTIGSKNQCKKNTILFNGQSNPRMIHSGKHNLTYSRTYCCWKTKMSSCSRDHRSLVLQHDMKCVSQNQAVKRGYNSVMNESERFYRKRRQHSHSYSSDESLNRQNHLPEEFLRPPSTSVAPCKPKKKRRRKRGRFHPGFETLELKENTDYPMKDNSSLSPLDRLISEDKKEKMKPQEVAKIEMNSEQTNQLRNKLSFHPSNLLPSETNGETEHLEMETTSGELSDVSNDPTTSVYIASAPTKEALDNTLLEHKERSENININEKQIPLKVPNIERNFRQSPPISYLCHYELAEALPQGRMNETPTEWLRCNSGILNTQPPLPFKEAHVSGHTFVTTEQILAPLALPEQALLIPLENHDKFKNVPCEVYQHILQPNMLANKVKFTFPSAALPPPSTPLQPLPLQQSLCSTSVTTIHHTVLQQHAAAAAAAAAAAAAGTFKVLQPHQQFLSQIPALTRTSLPQLSVGPVGPRLCPGNQPTFVAPPQMPIIPASVLHPSHLAFPSLPHALFPSLLSPHPTVIPLQPLF